The Cryobacterium sp. SO1 genomic sequence GCCTGCTCGGCATGGATGTGCTGATGTTCATCGGCGGCGGGCCGGCCGGTACCGCCGGCGGCATCAAGATCACCACCTTCGCCGTGCTCTACTTCATCCTGGTCGCCGAGGTCCGTGGCGACGGCGTGGTGAACGTGTTCGGCAAGAGACTGTCCAGGGCCGTGCACCGGCAAGCCATGTCCGTGGTGCTCCTGGCCGTTTTTGTGATCATGGTCTCCACTGCCAGTCTGATGGTGCTCACCGACCTCACCCTCGATGTGCTGCTGTTCGAGACGGTGTCCGCGTTCGGCACCGTCGGGCTGTCCACCGGCATCACGGCCGACCTACCGCAGGCCGGCCAGGTCATCCTGATCCTGCTGATGTTCATCGGCCGGCTCGGACCGATCACCTTCGCCTCCGCCCTCGCCCTGCGCGAGCACCCCGTCGCATACGAACTCCCGAAGGAGAGGCCCATCATTGGCTAAATTCCGGTCATCATCGTTCTCCCTGTTCGGCCAGCGGCAGCCCGCCCGCCTGGCCGAGGAGGACTCCGTCGTGGTCATCGGCCTGGGACGGTTCGGCAGCGCCCTCGCGCTGGAGCTGATGGAGAGCGGCACCGAGGTGCTCGGTATCGACGACGACGAGGAGATCGTGCAGGCGCACAACCGGTTGCTCACCCACGTGGTGCGGGCAGACTCCACCAAGGAGGAGACCCTGCGGCAGCTCTCGGTGCCGGAGTTCAGCAGCGTCGTAGTCGCCATCGGCAGCGACATCCAGGCCAACATCCTCACGGCGTCGCTGCTGATCAAACTGGGGATCCCTAATATCTGGGCCAAGGCGGTGAGCGAACCGCACGGCGAGATCCTGCGCCAGCTGGGCGTCAAGCACGTGATCTCCCCGGAGAAGGACATGGGCAAACGCGTCGCCCACTTGGTGCGCGGGGTGATGCAGGACTACATCGACATCGGCGAGGACTTCGCCCTGGTGAAGACCGCCCCGCCCCAGGAGATCCTGGACAAGCCGCTGAACCTGACCAAGGTGCGCACGGTGCACGGGGTCACCGTCACCGCCTATCACCGGGCCGGCCAGGGCTGGAGCTACGCCACCATGGAGACCGTGATCCTCGAGGGCGACATCATCCTGGTGGCCGGCCAGACCGAACGCGTCGAGTCGTTCAGCCGGCTGCCGTGACGGGTCCGGTCGAGTTCCTCACCGCCACCGCGCCGGGCACCCGGGTCGTGGTGCGCACCCGCATCGCCGGCGGCTACACGGATGCCCTCGGCTACCTGCGCTCCTGCGACACCACCCACTGCACGGTGGAAACCAAGCGCGGCACGGTGTCGCTCGCGCTCGCCGAGGTCGTCGCCGCCAAAGAGGTGCCGCCGCCCCCGCCGCCCCGCCCCCGCCGCCACGTCGGCGACTAGCCGCGCCGCGCCTGCCCGCGCCTGCCCGCGCCACGCCTGCCCGCCGCAACTGGTCCCCGTGCGGACTAATGCGCCCGGCGTACCGGGCGCATTAGTCCGCTTCGGCAACAGTTGGGAGTGCGGACTCCCCGTACGCACGATGGCGGGCACAACGGATGCGACCCCTGTCGCGGCCCTGTCGCGGCCCGGTTGCGGCCCGGGCGCGACTACTGGTGCCCGTGCGGACATTTGCACCCGGCGTACCGGGACCATTCGTCCGCACGGGTAACAGTTAGGCGGCGGTGACGCGAGCGCGGCGGGTGACGCGGCTCAGGCTGCCGCGTCTACTGCCGAACCCCCCGGCCCGCGCGAAAGGCGCAGTTTTTCGCAACAGCCGTGTCGGCAGCCCGCCCACTGGTCGTGTCGCCAAAAAGTCCGCCTTCACGCGGCGGATGCGGGGGCAGGCGAGTGAGCTGAAACGGAAACGCCCACTCGAGAGCGGGCGTTTCACTGGCGGAGAGTGGGGGATTCGGACCCCGCGCGTGGGTTTTGTGCTTTCACCCAACACGTTTACAACTGGCGGAGAGTGGGGGATTCGGACCCCGCGCGTGGGTTTTGTGCTTTCACCCAACACGTTTACAACTGGCGGAGAGTGGGGGATTCGGACCCCGCGCGTGGGTTTTGTGCTTTCACCCAACACGTTTACAACTGGCGGAGAGTGGGGGATTCGGACCCCGCGCGTGGGTTTTGTGCTTTCACCCAACACGTTTACAACTGGCGGAGAGTGGGGGATTCGGACCCCGCGCGTGGGTTTTGTGCTTTCACCCAACACGTTTACAACTGGCGGAGAGTGGGGGATTCGGACCCCGCGCGTGGGTTTTGTGCTTTCACCCAACACGTTTACAACTGGCGGAGAGTGGGGGATTCGGACCCCGCGCGTGGGTTTTGTGCTTTCACCCAACACGTTTACAACTGGCGGAGAGTGGGGGATTCGGACCCCGCGCGTGGGTTTTGTGCTTTCACCCAACACGTTTACAACTGGCGGAGAGTGGGGGATTCGGACCCCGCGCGTGGGTTTTGTGCTTTCACCCAACACGTTTACAACTGGCGGAGAGTGGGGGATTCGGACCCCGCGCGTGGGTTTTGTGCTTTCACCCAACACGTTTACAACTGGCGGAGAGTGGGGGATTCGGACCCCGCGCGTGGGTTTTGTGCTTTCACCCAACACGTTTACAACTGGCGGAGAGTGGGGGATTCGGACCCCGCGCGTGGGTTTTGTGCTTTCACCCAACACGTTTACAACTGGCGGAGAATGGGGGATTCGAACCCCCGAGGGCTTTCACCCAACACGCTTTCCAAGCGTGCGCCATAGGCCACTAGGCGAATTCTCCTGAGCCGATCGATTCGTGAAGACAACGACCAGGGAAAATCTTACCTGCTTCTGGGGGTGCCGAGTGACACGGTGTGCCTGAGGCGGGTTTGGGTGCGGGGCTCGCACGCCCTAAACTGGTCACGGCTCCTCGCGTGGCGCTATCTCAGCCAACTCCCCCAGGACGGAAACGTAGCAAGGGTAACTGGGCTCTGGTGGGTGCGCGAGGAGTTTTACTTTGCCCGGACGCAATCGCGCAAGAGTCATTGCACAAGAGTTCTTGTGCAATTACACTCAGAGCATGACCACCGCCGATGCCCTGCCAGACTCTGCCGTCGTCTCGCTCACGACCGCCAAGCAGATGCGCGCCCTCGCGCATCCGCTCCGGCTACGGATTCTCGGCGAACTGCGCATCGACGGTCCGCGCACCGTGGGCGCCCTGGCCGACCTCGTGGACGAGGCGCCGGGCACCCTGAGCTACCATCTGGGCAAGCTCGCCGAATTCGGCTTCGTCGAGGAGGCGCCCGAACTCGCCACGGATCGCCGCGAGCGCTGGTGGCGGGCCGCCCACGACGCCACCCGCATCACCCCGAGTGCTGCGGATGCGCCCGCCGACGAGCGCCTGGCCTCCGCCGCGATGTTGCACCAGGTGGCCGATGTGTACGCGGCCGCGCTGCACGCCGCGGTCGACGCGCAGCAGGGGCAGCCGCGCGGCTGGGTGGACGCGGCCACGGGCGGCGACACCGTGGCCTACCTCACCGTGGCCGAGCTGGCCGAGGCCAGCGCCGAACTCGAGGCCGTGCTGGGAAAGTGGCACGCCGCGGGGGATCGCGACCGGCCGGGCGTTCAGGCCGTGCAGTTCATCGTGCACGCGAGCCGGCGCCCGTGACCGCCGGCGGACGGGAGGGACGGCAGTGGCACAGGGTCGACGTCAACAAGCTCAGCACGACGTCGACAGGCTCGACCAGCGCGGTCTACGTCGACGGGCTCAGCACGACGTCGACAAGCTCGACCAACGAGATGGTCGCGACCACATGCTGGTCGAGCTCGTCGAGACCCGGTGGCCCGGACTCGACCGGCGGGCCGGGGCCGACGAGCGAGGCTGTCGGACCTGCACCACGCCGCGGTCTCCTCGCGCTGATCGCCCTGTTGGGCGGGCACGGACTCTCCCTGCTCGGCAACGTCATCACGGTCATCGTCATCCCCTTGTATGTGCTGCACGACACCGGCTCGGTGCTCGCCACCGGGATCGCCGGGGTGTTCGCGACGGTGCCCGTGATCGTCGGGGGAGCCCTCGGCGGCGTCCTGGTGGACCGGATCGGCTTCCGCACCGCCGCCATCGTGGCCGACCTCGCCAGCGGGGCCACCATCCTGCTCATCCCGGTGCTCGCTGCCACCACCGGTCTGCCGTTCCCGGTGCTGCTCACCCTGGTCTTTCTCAGCGGTCTGCTCGACACCCCCGGCAACACCGCCAAGTCGGCGCTGGTGCCCGACCTGGCCGAGGGCGCCGGACTGAGTGTCGCCAGGGCCACCGGCATCCACTCGGCCGTGTCGCGCAGCGCCGCCATGATCGGCGCCTCGGTGGCCGCGGTGTGCGTTATCTGGCTGGGCCCGCTCAATGCGCTGCTCATCGACGCGGTGACCTTCGCGGTGTCCGCGCTGCTGCTCGGGGTGGGCGTGCCCAGATACGCGGATGCCCGCCCCGCGGATCCCGAGGCCGCCGCCCCCGCCCCGTCGACCCCGGGCCCCGACCATGCCCGCCCCTCCGAGACACCTACCCAGCCCGCCACCCGGCGCGGCTACTGGACCGACCTCGCCGCCGGCATCCGGTTTCTGCACCACCGACCACTGCTGCGAAATCTGGTGCTCATGATCGTGGTCACCAACTGCTTCGACGCCGCCGGCCTCACCGTGCTGATGCCCGCCTACGCCAGCACCGTCGGCGCGGACGGCGCGATCTTCGGGGTCATGGTCGCCGTGTTCTCCGGCGGTGCGCTCGCCGGGGCGGGACTCTTCACCTGGCTCGGCCAGCGGTGGCCCCGCCGACCGGTGCTCGTCATCTCCTTCCTACTCGCCGGCGCCCCGCCCTACCTCGCGATGGCCGCCGCCGTGCCCGTGCCGGTGCTGCTGGCCGTGCTCGCTGTCGCCGGTCTGGCGGCCGGGTCGATCAACCCGCTCATCACGACGGTGCTCTACGAACGGGTACCGCGGCAGCTACGCGCCCGGGTGCTCGGCGCGATGACCACCGGTGTCTCGCTGGGCCTTCCGTTGGGCAGCCTCGGAGCCGGCGTCGCCGTCACGGCGGCCGGCCTGGCCCCGGTTCTGCTGGCCGTCGGCGCCGTGTACGCCCTGGTCACGCTCGCCCCGCTGATGGGGGGATCCTGGCGGAACCTCGAACCCGGAAGCCTAGACCTGTCACGGGAGGCTCACAGGGACTAACGTCCCCTTCCTGGCCCACACCCCCGCTCCTAAACTTGAAAGGCGCAACTGCCGCCCACAATCCCTGGAGATGGTCATGGCTGACTCGTCCGCAACTCCCACCGCATTCACCTGGCCCAGCCGCCTGCCGCACGCGTTGAGCACCGAAGCGCTTGCCAGCGTGGACGCCTGGTGGCGCGCCGCCAACTATCTCTCGGTCGGCCAGATCTACCTGCTCGACAACCCGCTGCTGCGCGAGCCCCTCACCCGCGAGCACATCAAGCCGCGCCTGCTCGGCCACTGGGGAACCACGCCCGGCCTCAACTTCCTCTACGCCCACCTGAACCGGGTCATCCGCGAACGCGAGATCAGCACCCTCTACATCACCGGCCCCGGCCACGGCGGGCCCGGCATGGTCGCCAACGCCTACCTCGACGGCACCTACTCCGAGATCTACTCCGGCATCGACCAGACCGTCGACGGCGTCAAGGGCCTGTTCCGTCAGTTCTCCTTCCCCGGCGGCATCCCCAGCCACGCCTCGCCCGAGACCCCCGGCTCGATCCACGAGGGCGGCGAGCTCGGCTACGCGCTCAGCCACGCCTACGGTGCCGCGTTCGACAACCCCGACCTGCTCGTGGCCGCCGTCGTCGGCGACGGTGAGGCCGAAACCGGCCCGCTGGCCACCAGCTGGCACTCCAACAAGTTCGTCGACCCACTGCAGGATGGCGTCGTCCTGCCGATCCTGCACCTCAACGGCTACAAGATCGCCAACCCCACCATCCTCGCTCGCATCCCCGAGCACGAACTGCTCGACCTCATGCGCGGCTACGGCCACAACCCGCACATCGTCTCCGGCGGCTTCGACGGCGAAGACCCCCTGGCCGTGCACCAGCGCATGGCGCAGACCATGGACGAGGTGCTCAACGAGATCGCCGCCATCAAGCGCGCCGCCCGCGCCGGCGACACCAACCGGCCGCGCTGGCCGATGATCATCCTGCGCACCCCCAAGGGCTGGACCTGCCCGCCCGTCATCGACGGTGTGCAGGTGGAAGACTCCTGGCGCTCGCACCAGGTGCCGCTGGTCAACGCCCGCGACACCCAGTCGCACACCGACGTGCTCGAATCCTGGCTGCGTTCGTACCGTCCGGAGGAGCTCTTCGACGAAGCCGGCGCCCCCGCCGCGAACATCACCGCGCTCGCCCCGCACGGCGACCTGCGGATGAGCGCCAACCCCGTCGCCAACGGCGGACTGCTGCGCCGCGAGCTCAAACTTCCCAACTTCCGCGACTACGCGGTGGAGGTGCCGTCCCCCGGCGCCACCATCGACGAGGCCACCAAGGTGCTCGGCATCTGGCTCGCCGACGTCATCCGCGACAACCCGGACAACTTCCGCATCTTCGGACCCGACGAGACCGCGTCCAACCGGCTCGCGCCATCCGTCTACGCCGCCACCGACAAGCAGTGGAACGCCGAGTACCTGCCGGGGGACACCAACCTGGCCCGCGCCGGCCGGGTGATGGAGATGCTCAGCGAACACCAGTGCCAGGGCTGGCTGGAAGGCTACCTGCTCACCGGCCGGCACGGCCTGTTCAACTGCTACGAAGCGTTCATCCACATCATCGACTCGATGTTCAACCAGCACGCCAAGTGGCTCAAGGTCACCCGGGAGATCCCGTGGCGCCGCTCGATCTCGAGCCTGAACTACCTGCTCTCCTCACACGTCTGGCGCCAGGACCACAACGGCTTCAGCCACCAGGACCCCGGCTTCATCGACCACGTCGTGAACAAGAGCGCCGACGTCGTGCGGGTGTACCTGCCGTTCGACGCGAACACCCTGCTCTCCATCTACGACCACTGCCTGCGCAGCGTCGACTACGTCAACGTGGTCGTGGCCGGCAAGCAGCCGGCGCCGAACTGGCTCACCATGGACCAGGCCGTCGCACACTGCGAGCGGGGCCTGGGCATCTTCGAGTGGGCCGGCACCGAAAAGCCCGGCACCGAACCCGACGTGGTGCTCGCCGCCGCCGGCGAGGTGCCCACCCTCGAGGTGCTCGCCGCCGCCAAGATCCTCCGCGAGGCCATGCCCGACCTCAGCGTGCGTGTGGTCAACGTGGTCGACCTGATGCGCCTGCAGAGCGAGGACGACCACCCGCACGGGCTCTCCGACCGGGAGTTCGACGCCTACTTCACCGCCAACAAGCCCATCGTGTTCGCCTACCACGGCTACCCGTGGCTGATCCACCGGCTCACCTACAAGCGCCACGGCCACTCCAACCTGCACGCCCGCGGGTACAAGGAGAACGGAACGACGACGACGCCGTTCGACATGGTCATGCTCAACGACCTCGACCGGTACCACCTGGTGATGGATGTCATCGACCGGGTACCCGGACTCGGAGCCCGTGCCGGACTGCTTCGCCAGCAGATGCAGGATGCCCGCCTGCGTGCCCGGCAGTACACCCGCGATCACGGGGAAGACATTCCCGAGGTGACCGACTGGGTATGGGCTGGGAACGATGCCGCGGCAGCCGCCGCACGCACACTGGACACCACCGGCGGGGATAACGTATAACCGTGGCTCGAAGCATCTACATCACCTCCGCCGAGGGAAATACCGGCAAATCTACTATCGCACTCGGCGTTCTCGACACCCTGTTGCACTCCATCGAGCGGGTGGGCGTCTTCCGCCCCATCGCCCGGTCCAAGCACAAGCCCGACTATGTGCTCGAACTCCTGCTCACCCACCTGCAGGCCCGCAAGCCCGTCGGCGACCACCCCGTCGCCCAGCCGGCGCTCAGCTACGACGAGTGCGTCGGCGTCACCTACGACGACGTGCACGCCGACCCGGATGCCGCACTCGCCCGCATCGTGGCCCGCTACAAGGCCGTCGAAGCGCAGTGCGACGCCGTGGTGGTCATCGGTAGTGACTTCACCGACGTGGGCAGCCCCACCGAGCTGGCCTACAACGCCCGCATCGCCGCGAACCTCGGTGTTCCGGTGCTGCTGGTGCTGGCCGGCCGGGTGGCCTTCGGCCAGGGCGAGGGACTGGGCCAGAGCGACCAGCTCGGCCAGAGCGAACCGCGCTCGAGCGACGACATCCGCCAGCTCACCGACGTGGCCCTGACCGAACTCGCCTCCGAGCACGTCTCGCTGCTCGGCGTCGTGGTCAACCGCGCCGACCCCGCCAACCTCAACGGCCTCATCGCCGCGGTGCGCGAGGGCGTCGACAACACCCCCGAGACCGCGGATGCGTCGCACGCCGTCGTCGTGCCCGTCTGGGCCATCCCCGAAGACGCGTTCCTCGTGGCCCCGAGCATGAAGACCATCCTCGAGGCCACCCACGGCACCCTGGTGCAGGGCGACCCCGAGCTGCTCTCCCGCGAGGCGCTCAGCGTGGTCGTGGCCGCCATGTCGATGGTCAACGTGCTGCCCCGCCTCACCGAGGGTTCCGTCGTCGTCATCCCCAGCGACCGCCCCGAGGTGCTGCTGGCCGCCCTGATGGCCAACTCGTCCGCCACCTTTCCGTCGCTGGCCGGCGTTGTTCTCGTCGGTGGCTTCGCGCTGCCCGAGTCGATCGAGCAGCTCATGAAGGGCCTCGCCCCGTCGGTGCCCATCATCCGCACCGACCTGGCCTCGTACGAGGCGGCGCTGCGCATCACCCACACCCGCGGCCGCCTGGCCGCCGACTCGCAGCGCAAGCACGACACCGCGCTGGCGCTGTTCGAGCAGCACGTCGACGGTGCCGCCCTGCTCGACCGGCTCAAGGTGAGCCGCGCCGACGTGGTCACCCCGCTGATGTTCGAGTACACCCTGCTCGAGCGCGCCCGCCAGAACCGCATGCGCATCGTGCTCCCCGAGGGCGACGACGACCGGGTGCTCCGCGCCGCGGCCACCCTGCTGGCCCGCGACGTGGCCGACCTGATCATCCTCGGCGAAGAGTTCGAGGTGCGTTCGCGCGCCATCGGCCTGGGCCTGGACATCGCCAAGGCCACCGTCGTCAGCCCGTTCGACGACGTGCTGCGGATGCGTTTCGCCGAGGAATACGCCCGGCTCCGCGCCCACAAGGGCGTCACCATCGACCAGGCCCGCGACGTTGTCACCGACGTCTCGTACTTCGGCACCATGATGGTGCAGCTCGGCCTGGCCGACGGCATGGTCTCCGGCGCATCGCACACCACCGCGCACACCATCCGGCCCAGCTTCGAGATCATCAAGACCCGCCCCGGTGTGTCCGTGGTCTCCAGCGTGTTCCTGATGGCACTGGCCGACCGGGTGCTCGTCTACGGCGACTGCGCGGTCAACCCCGACCCCACCGCCGCCCAGCTCGCCGACATCGCCATCTCGGCGTCGGAGACCGCCATCGAGTTCGGCATCGAGCCGCGCATCGCGATGCTCTCCTACTCCACCGGCGGCTCCGGCAGCGGCGCGGATGTCGAAAAGGTGCGGGAGGCCACCGCGCTGGTACGTGAGCGTCGCCCCGACCTCGCCGTTGAAGGCCCGATCCAGTACGACGCCGCGGCGGATGCCGCCGTGGCCGCCGCGAAGATGCCCGAATCCGAGGTCGCCGGCAAGGCGAACGTGTTCATCTTCCCCGACCTCAACACCGGCAACAACACCTACAAGGCGGTCCAGCGCAGCGCTGGCGCCGTGGCGATCGGCCCCGTCCTGCAGGGCCTGCGCAAACCCATCAACGACCTTTCCAGAGGAGCCCTCGTGCAGGACATCGTGAACACCGTGGCAATCACCGCCATCCAGGCCGCATCGCTGGCAGCAGTGGAGGCGGCCGTATGACCGCCATCCTCGTCATCAACAGCGGTTCCTCCTCGTTCAAGTACCAGCTGATCGACATCGACACCGAGACCGAACTGGCCGGCGGACTCGTCGAGCGCATCGGTGAGGCCAGCGGCCACGCCCGCCACACCAACACCGCCTCCGACGCCGGCCGCCAGGAGGCGAACCTGCCGATCCCCGACCACACCGCGGG encodes the following:
- a CDS encoding TrkA family potassium uptake protein, with the protein product MAKFRSSSFSLFGQRQPARLAEEDSVVVIGLGRFGSALALELMESGTEVLGIDDDEEIVQAHNRLLTHVVRADSTKEETLRQLSVPEFSSVVVAIGSDIQANILTASLLIKLGIPNIWAKAVSEPHGEILRQLGVKHVISPEKDMGKRVAHLVRGVMQDYIDIGEDFALVKTAPPQEILDKPLNLTKVRTVHGVTVTAYHRAGQGWSYATMETVILEGDIILVAGQTERVESFSRLP
- a CDS encoding transcriptional regulator, which codes for MTTADALPDSAVVSLTTAKQMRALAHPLRLRILGELRIDGPRTVGALADLVDEAPGTLSYHLGKLAEFGFVEEAPELATDRRERWWRAAHDATRITPSAADAPADERLASAAMLHQVADVYAAALHAAVDAQQGQPRGWVDAATGGDTVAYLTVAELAEASAELEAVLGKWHAAGDRDRPGVQAVQFIVHASRRP
- a CDS encoding MFS transporter, with protein sequence MTAGGREGRQWHRVDVNKLSTTSTGSTSAVYVDGLSTTSTSSTNEMVATTCWSSSSRPGGPDSTGGPGPTSEAVGPAPRRGLLALIALLGGHGLSLLGNVITVIVIPLYVLHDTGSVLATGIAGVFATVPVIVGGALGGVLVDRIGFRTAAIVADLASGATILLIPVLAATTGLPFPVLLTLVFLSGLLDTPGNTAKSALVPDLAEGAGLSVARATGIHSAVSRSAAMIGASVAAVCVIWLGPLNALLIDAVTFAVSALLLGVGVPRYADARPADPEAAAPAPSTPGPDHARPSETPTQPATRRGYWTDLAAGIRFLHHRPLLRNLVLMIVVTNCFDAAGLTVLMPAYASTVGADGAIFGVMVAVFSGGALAGAGLFTWLGQRWPRRPVLVISFLLAGAPPYLAMAAAVPVPVLLAVLAVAGLAAGSINPLITTVLYERVPRQLRARVLGAMTTGVSLGLPLGSLGAGVAVTAAGLAPVLLAVGAVYALVTLAPLMGGSWRNLEPGSLDLSREAHRD
- a CDS encoding phosphoketolase; the encoded protein is MVMADSSATPTAFTWPSRLPHALSTEALASVDAWWRAANYLSVGQIYLLDNPLLREPLTREHIKPRLLGHWGTTPGLNFLYAHLNRVIREREISTLYITGPGHGGPGMVANAYLDGTYSEIYSGIDQTVDGVKGLFRQFSFPGGIPSHASPETPGSIHEGGELGYALSHAYGAAFDNPDLLVAAVVGDGEAETGPLATSWHSNKFVDPLQDGVVLPILHLNGYKIANPTILARIPEHELLDLMRGYGHNPHIVSGGFDGEDPLAVHQRMAQTMDEVLNEIAAIKRAARAGDTNRPRWPMIILRTPKGWTCPPVIDGVQVEDSWRSHQVPLVNARDTQSHTDVLESWLRSYRPEELFDEAGAPAANITALAPHGDLRMSANPVANGGLLRRELKLPNFRDYAVEVPSPGATIDEATKVLGIWLADVIRDNPDNFRIFGPDETASNRLAPSVYAATDKQWNAEYLPGDTNLARAGRVMEMLSEHQCQGWLEGYLLTGRHGLFNCYEAFIHIIDSMFNQHAKWLKVTREIPWRRSISSLNYLLSSHVWRQDHNGFSHQDPGFIDHVVNKSADVVRVYLPFDANTLLSIYDHCLRSVDYVNVVVAGKQPAPNWLTMDQAVAHCERGLGIFEWAGTEKPGTEPDVVLAAAGEVPTLEVLAAAKILREAMPDLSVRVVNVVDLMRLQSEDDHPHGLSDREFDAYFTANKPIVFAYHGYPWLIHRLTYKRHGHSNLHARGYKENGTTTTPFDMVMLNDLDRYHLVMDVIDRVPGLGARAGLLRQQMQDARLRARQYTRDHGEDIPEVTDWVWAGNDAAAAAARTLDTTGGDNV
- the pta gene encoding phosphate acetyltransferase yields the protein MARSIYITSAEGNTGKSTIALGVLDTLLHSIERVGVFRPIARSKHKPDYVLELLLTHLQARKPVGDHPVAQPALSYDECVGVTYDDVHADPDAALARIVARYKAVEAQCDAVVVIGSDFTDVGSPTELAYNARIAANLGVPVLLVLAGRVAFGQGEGLGQSDQLGQSEPRSSDDIRQLTDVALTELASEHVSLLGVVVNRADPANLNGLIAAVREGVDNTPETADASHAVVVPVWAIPEDAFLVAPSMKTILEATHGTLVQGDPELLSREALSVVVAAMSMVNVLPRLTEGSVVVIPSDRPEVLLAALMANSSATFPSLAGVVLVGGFALPESIEQLMKGLAPSVPIIRTDLASYEAALRITHTRGRLAADSQRKHDTALALFEQHVDGAALLDRLKVSRADVVTPLMFEYTLLERARQNRMRIVLPEGDDDRVLRAAATLLARDVADLIILGEEFEVRSRAIGLGLDIAKATVVSPFDDVLRMRFAEEYARLRAHKGVTIDQARDVVTDVSYFGTMMVQLGLADGMVSGASHTTAHTIRPSFEIIKTRPGVSVVSSVFLMALADRVLVYGDCAVNPDPTAAQLADIAISASETAIEFGIEPRIAMLSYSTGGSGSGADVEKVREATALVRERRPDLAVEGPIQYDAAADAAVAAAKMPESEVAGKANVFIFPDLNTGNNTYKAVQRSAGAVAIGPVLQGLRKPINDLSRGALVQDIVNTVAITAIQAASLAAVEAAV